TCTACCCGCCGGCACTTCACCCCCGAGTACAAGGCCCAGGCAGTAGCCTGTGTCCTTGATGACCACCGAGCGATCGGCGAGGTCGCCCGCAACATCGGCGTTCACGAGATGACGTTAGGCAAGTGGGTGAAGAAGGAACGCGGATCCCGCAACGGTGC
This Kineococcus endophyticus DNA region includes the following protein-coding sequences:
- a CDS encoding transposase, producing STRRHFTPEYKAQAVACVLDDHRAIGEVARNIGVHEMTLGKWVKKERGSRNGAQQSAPLDESERAELERLRVEVRQARMEAELAKKEASWFAEDQK